From a region of the Osmia lignaria lignaria isolate PbOS001 chromosome 10, iyOsmLign1, whole genome shotgun sequence genome:
- the tank gene encoding EI24 domain-containing protein tank isoform X1, with the protein MDNVTGIIHAIYRGFVDSLRGAIVLFYMDKRINEKLLKQSPSRIETHGKDMAVAHNPSKCYNQLRESKVLKRTIQCCALNGGVFWASILIFECGILPLLKYLLSIIFGHSPTMGMTVWSWTKPFLSLTFGTVWVLPLFLLSRIVNSLWFQDIADSAYRYRQGRPLLLSSVSKLVADTLFSILVQALFLGQGMLVSRIPLPPVGDILALIHMCLLYALYAFEYKWFNMGWELHRRLSFIESNWPYFVGFGLPLAVLTQMPNSYVISGCVFSILFPLFIVSGNEAEPVTGVCDCPLKLFSPVIAIANTLFNKTIGPANRR; encoded by the exons ATGGATAACGTAACA GGAATAATACATGCCATATACAGAGGGTTTGTGGATAGTTTAAGGGGAGCTATTGTTCTATTTTATATGGATAAACGTATTaatgaaaagttattgaaacagtCCCCTTCTAGAATAGAAACTCATGGAAAAGATATGGCAGTTGCACATAATCCTTCAAAATGTTATAATCAATTAAG AGAATCCAAAGTGTTAAAAAGAACAATTCAGTGTTGTGCATTAAACGGTGGTGTATTTTGGGCTAGTATATTGATTTTTGAATGCGGTATATTACCATTACTCAAGTACTTACTAAGCATTATATTTGGTCATTCACCAACTATGGGTATGACTGTATGGTCTTGGACAAAACCATTTTTATCACTGACATTTGGCACTGTATGGGTACTACCCCTATTTCTGCTCAGTAGGATAGTCAACAGTTTATGGTTTCAG GACATAGCAGACAGTGCTTATAGGTATAGACAAGGAAGGCCGTTACTTTTGTCTAGTGTGAGCAAACTTGTAGCTGATACGCTTTTCAGCATATTAGTCCAAGCATTATTTTTGGGGCAAGGAATGTTGGTATCCAGGATTCCATTACCTCCTGTAGGTGATATTCTTGCCCTTATACATATGTGCCTTTTATATGCTCTCTATGCTTTTGAATACAAGTGGTTCAATATGGGTTGGGAGTTACATAGACGGTTAAGTTTCATTGAAAGTAATTGGCCATATTTTGTGGGTTTTGGTCTGCCATTAGCAGTACTTACCCAAATGCCCAATTCTTATGTAATaag TGGCTGTGTTTTTTCTATAttgtttccattatttattgtgAGCGGAAATGAAGCAGAACCTGTAACTGGAGTATG TGACTGTCCATTAAAGTTATTTTCACCAGTAATTGCGATTGCAAATACACTTTTCAATAAAACAATTGGACCTGCAAATAGGCGGTGA
- the LOC117610223 gene encoding radial spoke head 1 homolog isoform X1, producing MSEYPEITGEPGEEETNPLGLYEGERNEKGDRHGRGKALLPNGDMYEGQYCKGLRHGPGLYVFKNGARYDGQYRQGVKYGQGTFWYPDGTRYEGEWKRDTKYGFGVYYYVNGDVYEGSWKKDLRHGMGSYLYADTNTKFMGTWIMDRMQGPGQLIHPRHRFHGYWELNLPYGRGCFTFENACMQHGHYIHVKDPDYVETSEENKDETQPQPENVEKTEKKESTGPPPFEPPPLKKGFIPLWRARCITPYNPDLLPPEPVPLQEEVSLDSLVDKCSEDISRAEEYLKYEDEYEGEYEEYYGENDINNI from the exons ATGTCTGAGTATCCGGAAATTACAGGCGAACCCGGAGAGGAGGAGACGAATCCTTTAGGG TTATATGAAGGTGAACGAAACGAGAAGGGAGATCGGCATGGTCGAGGGAAAGCTTTGCTTCCGAATGGCGACATGTACGAGGGACAATATTGTAAAGGATTAAGACACGGTCCAGGATTATACGTATTTAAAAATGGAGCACGATACGACGGGCAATATAGACAAGGCGTGAAGTATGGTCAAGGAACATTTTGGTACCCTGATGGCACTCGATACGAGG GAGAATGGAAACGGGATACGAAATACGGTTTCGGTGTGTATTACTACGTAAATGGTGACGTTTACGAAGGTTCTTGGAAAAAGGATCTTCGACACGGTATGGGATCTTATCTTTATGCTGATACGAACACGAAATTTATGGGCACTTGGATCATGGATCGCATGCAAGGACCAGGACAATTGATTCACCCACGACATCGATTCCACGGATATTGGGAATTAAATTTG CCATACGGTCGGGGTTGTTTTACCTTCGAAAATGCTTGTATGCAGCATGGGCACTATATACATGTCAAAGATCCTGATTATGTTGAAACCTCGGAGGAAAATAAAGATGAGACTCAACCCCAACCTGAGAATGTTgag AAAACGGAAAAGAAGGAAAGCACAGGACCTCCACCGTTTGAACCACCTCCTCTAAAAAAAGGTTTTATTCCTTTATGGCGAGCACGTTGTATTACACCTTATAATCCTGATTTATTACCACCTGAACCAGTACCTCTTCAGGAAGag GTATCCTTGGACTCTCTAGTTGATAAATGTTCAGAGGATATATCAAGAGCtgaagaatatttgaaatacgAAGATGAATATGAGGGAGAATATGAAGAATATTATGGagaaaatgatataaataatatttga
- the LOC143305717 gene encoding uncharacterized protein LOC143305717, translated as MQSSIPKLLLVSVLCVIPYVMAENKVTVLDFKADVPGNDVIDSWSHDLTNNVISSNINIKKNCPGAIEAEIKVYKGDDLVNQMVQNLKQPIKDFESYKICESIDSPDLEDDSCSIAEGEQSAKNCDISGWFSDMSPGDYKVECVFKQADVITTLTLNVKIESD; from the exons ATGCAATCGTCCATTCCAAAATTGTTATTAGTGTCCGTTTTATGCGTTATTCCTTACGTTATG GCGGAGAACAAGGTAACTGTGCTTGATTTTAAGGCGGATGTTCCAGGCAATGATGTTATTGATTCCTGGTCTCACGATCTTACAAATAATGTTATTAGCTCAAATATCAACATAAAAAAGAATTGTCCAGGTGCAATAGAG GCCGAGATAAAGGTATATAAAGGTGATGATCTAGTTAACCAAATGGTTCAAAATCTCAAACAACCAATAAAGGATTTCGAAAGTTACAAAATTTGCGAATCGATCGATAGTCCAGATCTTGAAGATGATTCCTGCTCAATCGCCGAA GGTGAACAATCGGCGAAAAATTGCGATATAAGTGGATGGTTTAGTGACATGTCACCTGGAGATTACAAAGTCGAATGCGTTTTTAAACAAGCTGATGTAATTACCACCCTCACTcttaatgtaaaaattgaaagtgatTAA
- the LOC117610206 gene encoding uncharacterized protein LOC117610206 isoform X2, producing the protein MQETRQKMKFCSKNGIYKPRDISGAGCGIRTNSKIRLRGGRDHIWMSPSLHPSITNVASIHRKSYEKFHNPLKEFIEDVGDTKKIQNKHSLYQPAKVGIRKIKQVHVPTKFKKVVIPKNNTKLSCPILKNMYIDSTVDSSSTLIMKRRANIK; encoded by the exons ATGCAAGAAACACGGCAGAAGATGAAGTTTTGTTCAAAAAATGGAATTTATAAACCGCGCGATATCTCTGGAGCGGGCTGTGGAATTCGAA CAAATTCAAAAATACGATTACGTGGCGGCCGAGATCATATTTGGATGTCTCCGTCTTTG CATCCCAGTATTACAAATGTAGCATCAATCCATAGGAAATCATATGAAAAGTTTCATAATCCATTAAAAG aatttattgAAGATGTGGGAGACacaaaaaaaatacagaataaA CATAGTCTATATCAGCCAGCAAAAGTTGGTATCAGGAAGATTAAACAGGTACATGTACCAACAAAGTTTAAAAAAGTAGTAATACCAAAAAATAATACCAAATTAAGTTGTCCTATATTAA aaaatatgtatatagatAGTACTGTTGATTCATCCAgtacattaattatgaaaagaaGAGCTAACATTAAA TAG
- the tank gene encoding EI24 domain-containing protein tank isoform X2, whose protein sequence is MDKRINEKLLKQSPSRIETHGKDMAVAHNPSKCYNQLRESKVLKRTIQCCALNGGVFWASILIFECGILPLLKYLLSIIFGHSPTMGMTVWSWTKPFLSLTFGTVWVLPLFLLSRIVNSLWFQDIADSAYRYRQGRPLLLSSVSKLVADTLFSILVQALFLGQGMLVSRIPLPPVGDILALIHMCLLYALYAFEYKWFNMGWELHRRLSFIESNWPYFVGFGLPLAVLTQMPNSYVISGCVFSILFPLFIVSGNEAEPVTGVCDCPLKLFSPVIAIANTLFNKTIGPANRR, encoded by the exons ATGGATAAACGTATTaatgaaaagttattgaaacagtCCCCTTCTAGAATAGAAACTCATGGAAAAGATATGGCAGTTGCACATAATCCTTCAAAATGTTATAATCAATTAAG AGAATCCAAAGTGTTAAAAAGAACAATTCAGTGTTGTGCATTAAACGGTGGTGTATTTTGGGCTAGTATATTGATTTTTGAATGCGGTATATTACCATTACTCAAGTACTTACTAAGCATTATATTTGGTCATTCACCAACTATGGGTATGACTGTATGGTCTTGGACAAAACCATTTTTATCACTGACATTTGGCACTGTATGGGTACTACCCCTATTTCTGCTCAGTAGGATAGTCAACAGTTTATGGTTTCAG GACATAGCAGACAGTGCTTATAGGTATAGACAAGGAAGGCCGTTACTTTTGTCTAGTGTGAGCAAACTTGTAGCTGATACGCTTTTCAGCATATTAGTCCAAGCATTATTTTTGGGGCAAGGAATGTTGGTATCCAGGATTCCATTACCTCCTGTAGGTGATATTCTTGCCCTTATACATATGTGCCTTTTATATGCTCTCTATGCTTTTGAATACAAGTGGTTCAATATGGGTTGGGAGTTACATAGACGGTTAAGTTTCATTGAAAGTAATTGGCCATATTTTGTGGGTTTTGGTCTGCCATTAGCAGTACTTACCCAAATGCCCAATTCTTATGTAATaag TGGCTGTGTTTTTTCTATAttgtttccattatttattgtgAGCGGAAATGAAGCAGAACCTGTAACTGGAGTATG TGACTGTCCATTAAAGTTATTTTCACCAGTAATTGCGATTGCAAATACACTTTTCAATAAAACAATTGGACCTGCAAATAGGCGGTGA
- the LOC117610206 gene encoding uncharacterized protein LOC117610206 isoform X1, whose protein sequence is MQETRQKMKFCSKNGIYKPRDISGAGCGIRTNSKIRLRGGRDHIWMSPSLHPSITNVASIHRKSYEKFHNPLKEFIEDVGDTKKIQNKHSLYQPAKVGIRKIKQVHVPTKFKKVVIPKNNTKLSCPILKNMYIDSTVDSSSTLIMKRRANIKVRVCILFENNIIIIPSTREHTCFAQLREVLHSYF, encoded by the exons ATGCAAGAAACACGGCAGAAGATGAAGTTTTGTTCAAAAAATGGAATTTATAAACCGCGCGATATCTCTGGAGCGGGCTGTGGAATTCGAA CAAATTCAAAAATACGATTACGTGGCGGCCGAGATCATATTTGGATGTCTCCGTCTTTG CATCCCAGTATTACAAATGTAGCATCAATCCATAGGAAATCATATGAAAAGTTTCATAATCCATTAAAAG aatttattgAAGATGTGGGAGACacaaaaaaaatacagaataaA CATAGTCTATATCAGCCAGCAAAAGTTGGTATCAGGAAGATTAAACAGGTACATGTACCAACAAAGTTTAAAAAAGTAGTAATACCAAAAAATAATACCAAATTAAGTTGTCCTATATTAA aaaatatgtatatagatAGTACTGTTGATTCATCCAgtacattaattatgaaaagaaGAGCTAACATTAAAGTAAgagtttgtattttatttgaaaataatataattattattccttcAACACGAGAACATACCTGTTTCGCGCAGCTTAGGGAGGTCCTCCACTCCTATTTCTAA
- the LOC117610165 gene encoding transforming growth factor beta regulator 1: protein MTQAYDSYYNDFQKNAELQQNLKYKKKYRRLKRIIKDTVFENAALCDQVAQMQENLMLVKEERLFLLRKLCQQQGDIDPSSMVARSQSNNINSGSFNTECSTPKKTAKKRVSTDGSETKHKAKRYNKTIRKVVQLIPLDVHGRPIFPIALGDLTVYSLGEVVSDRIAYHTEDLIYPVGYCSTRVYANLRDPRTKSLYTCKILDGGQKPRFEIVSDNDLDQSLVGSTPDECHSKLLMTISPALRSITPKGADFFGISHPTVQNLIQSTPGTRKLAMYKQQRFEVSKNQSVERGTSPITEEETDPGLGFAALHRHYALTSTYRIKEEPDDKDLLTLQEFLA, encoded by the exons ATGACACAGGCTTATGATAGCTATTATaatgattttcaaaaaaatGCAGAGTTACAGCAAaatctgaaatataaaaagaaatatcgaaGACTAAAAAGGATAATAAAGGATACAGTATTT GAAAATGCAGCACTGTGTGATCAAGTAGCACAAATGCAAGAAAATTTGATGCTAGTAAAGGAAGAGAGGTTATTCCTTTTGCGTAAATTATGTCAACAGCAAGGAGATATAGATCCTTCCAGTATGGTAGCTCGTTCTcaatcaaataatattaattcagGTTCATTTAATACAGAGTGTTCTACACCTAAAAAGACTGCAAAGAAAAGAGTCTCTACTGATGGTTCAG AAACAAAACATAAAGCCAAGCGTTACAATAAAACAATAAGAAAGGTAGTTCAATTAATACCATTGGATGTACATGGAAGACCTATATTTCCTATTGCTTTGGGTGATCTCACTGTTTATTCTCTTGGAGAAGTAGTGTCTGATAGAATAGCATATCATACAGAAGATCTTATTTATCCAGTAGGTTATTGTAGTACTAGAGTATATGCCAACTTAAGAGATCCAAGAACAAAAAGCTTATATACATGTAAAATATTAGATGGTGGACAAAAACCAAG ATTTGAAATAGTATCTGATAATGATCTTGATCAATCACTGGTGGGATCTACTCCTGATGAGTGTCATTCAAAATTGTTAATGACAATTTCTCCTGCACTTCGTTCAATAACACCAAAGGGTGCTGACTTCTTTGGAATTTCACATCCTACTGTACAAAATCTCATACAAAGTACACCTGGGACACGAAAACTCGCTATGTACAAACAGCAGCGATTTGAA GTAAGTAAAAATCAATCAGTAGAAAGAGGAACAAGTCCAATAACAGAGGAAGAAACAGATCCGGGATTGGGGTTTGCTGCTTTACATAGGCATTATGCTTTAACGAGCACGTATCGAATCAAAGAAGAACCAGATGATAAGGATCTTTTAACTCTTCAAGAATTTCTCGCGTAA
- the LOC117610194 gene encoding uncharacterized protein LOC117610194, whose amino-acid sequence MHAVVSNAFNANRMYWLQATNIREEMPLSQINQSNFINTSESVNPGTEVATIRYTAPPSYHNIILPLGHPSTLTADRGAPPSYEEAIDPNAPPPSYDSLFGRMREAHKVSKGVFDFLINVIVLLLGTIGCTIILGVTMAVPICMMVIGGLYLYDCPQGEYIPVYLLVGGGFGVFKQLLHLSAKVRQRQEERDEERIRQSPTQTLINCFMLGWFIIGSMWVYKEYEPNYDPALGKYCNKTLYLFAFWLITSVYICLGVITAGLCSISVASIVFQRPPPDLM is encoded by the exons ATGCATGCTGTTGTCAGTAACGCTTTTAATGCGAACCGTATGTATTGGCTTCAAGCAACAAATATACGCGAAGAAATGCCGTTGAGTCAAATAAATCAAagtaatttcatcaatacgaGTGAGAGCGTGAATCCTGGTACTGAAGTAGCTACGATTCGTTATACTGCTCCACCTTCGTATCATAACATTATTTTACCTCTTGGACATCCGTCTACTTTAACTGCTGATCGTGGTGCACCTCCTTCTTACGAGGAAGCTATAGATCCAAATG CTCCTCCACCATCCTATGATTCGTTGTTTGGTCGTATGAGAGAAGCTCATAAAGTTTCCAAAGGAGTGTTTGATTTTTTGATAAATGTTATTGTCTTACTTTTAGGCACCA TTGGATGTACCATTATCTTAGGAGTAACAATGGCAGTTCCAATATGTATGATGGTAATTGGAGGACTTTATCTATACGATTGCCCACAAGGAGAATATATTCCTGTTTATTTATTAGTGGGTGGTGGTTTCGGTGTCTTCAAACAGTTATTACACTTGTCTGCGAAAGTACGTCAACGTCAAGAGGAACGAGATGAAGAAAGAATACGACAATCGCCTACACAAACATTAATAAACTGTTTTATGCTTGGGTGGTTCATTATAG GTTCAATGTGGGTGTACAAAGAGTATGAACCAAACTATGATCCAGCTCTTGGAAAATACTGTAATAAGACGTTATACTTATTTGCCTTTTGGCTAATCACATCAGTTTACATATGCTTGGGAGTGATAACAGCTGGACTTTGCAGCATTTCAGTAGCAAGCATTGTGTTTCAGAGACCACCACCTGATCTGATGTGA
- the LOC117610223 gene encoding radial spoke head 1 homolog isoform X2 has protein sequence MSEYPEITGEPGEEETNPLGLYEGERNEKGDRHGRGKALLPNGDMYEGQYCKGLRHGPGLYVFKNGARYDGQYRQGVKYGQGTFWYPDGTRYEGSWKKDLRHGMGSYLYADTNTKFMGTWIMDRMQGPGQLIHPRHRFHGYWELNLPYGRGCFTFENACMQHGHYIHVKDPDYVETSEENKDETQPQPENVEKTEKKESTGPPPFEPPPLKKGFIPLWRARCITPYNPDLLPPEPVPLQEEVSLDSLVDKCSEDISRAEEYLKYEDEYEGEYEEYYGENDINNI, from the exons ATGTCTGAGTATCCGGAAATTACAGGCGAACCCGGAGAGGAGGAGACGAATCCTTTAGGG TTATATGAAGGTGAACGAAACGAGAAGGGAGATCGGCATGGTCGAGGGAAAGCTTTGCTTCCGAATGGCGACATGTACGAGGGACAATATTGTAAAGGATTAAGACACGGTCCAGGATTATACGTATTTAAAAATGGAGCACGATACGACGGGCAATATAGACAAGGCGTGAAGTATGGTCAAGGAACATTTTGGTACCCTGATGGCACTCGATACGAGG GTTCTTGGAAAAAGGATCTTCGACACGGTATGGGATCTTATCTTTATGCTGATACGAACACGAAATTTATGGGCACTTGGATCATGGATCGCATGCAAGGACCAGGACAATTGATTCACCCACGACATCGATTCCACGGATATTGGGAATTAAATTTG CCATACGGTCGGGGTTGTTTTACCTTCGAAAATGCTTGTATGCAGCATGGGCACTATATACATGTCAAAGATCCTGATTATGTTGAAACCTCGGAGGAAAATAAAGATGAGACTCAACCCCAACCTGAGAATGTTgag AAAACGGAAAAGAAGGAAAGCACAGGACCTCCACCGTTTGAACCACCTCCTCTAAAAAAAGGTTTTATTCCTTTATGGCGAGCACGTTGTATTACACCTTATAATCCTGATTTATTACCACCTGAACCAGTACCTCTTCAGGAAGag GTATCCTTGGACTCTCTAGTTGATAAATGTTCAGAGGATATATCAAGAGCtgaagaatatttgaaatacgAAGATGAATATGAGGGAGAATATGAAGAATATTATGGagaaaatgatataaataatatttga